In the Flavobacterium pallidum genome, one interval contains:
- the hpf gene encoding ribosome hibernation-promoting factor, HPF/YfiA family has translation MKVNVHAVNFTVDRKLVDFIQERMNKLEKYYDKVVSSDVFLKVEKTSDKENKVAELKIHVPGDEFLVKKQCKTFEEAVDLSIEAAERLLVKRKEKIRTFS, from the coding sequence ATGAAGGTAAATGTTCATGCAGTTAACTTTACTGTTGACAGAAAGCTGGTAGATTTCATTCAGGAGCGAATGAATAAATTGGAAAAGTATTATGACAAGGTGGTTTCATCCGATGTTTTCCTCAAAGTAGAGAAAACAAGCGACAAGGAAAACAAGGTAGCAGAATTGAAAATACATGTTCCCGGAGACGAATTCCTCGTGAAGAAACAATGTAAAACATTTGAAGAGGCAGTAGACCTTTCCATAGAAGCAGCAGAGCGATTATTAGTTAAAAGGAAGGAGAAAATCCGAACGTTTAGTTAA
- the rplL gene encoding 50S ribosomal protein L7/L12 — MLNDRKMADLKQFAEQLVNLTVKEVNDLATILKDEYGIEPAAAAVVVSGGGGEAAAEEAQTEFNVILKDAGASKLAVVKLVKELTGLGLKEAKEVVDSAPSSVKEGVSKEEAEGLKKALEEAGAVVELK, encoded by the coding sequence ATTTTAAACGATAGAAAAATGGCAGATTTGAAACAATTCGCAGAACAATTAGTTAACCTTACTGTAAAAGAAGTTAACGACTTAGCAACAATATTGAAAGATGAGTATGGAATTGAGCCTGCTGCAGCTGCAGTAGTAGTTTCAGGTGGTGGTGGCGAAGCTGCTGCTGAAGAAGCTCAGACTGAATTCAACGTAATCCTTAAAGATGCAGGTGCTTCTAAATTAGCTGTAGTGAAATTGGTAAAAGAACTTACCGGTTTAGGTCTTAAAGAAGCTAAAGAAGTAGTGGACAGCGCTCCAAGTTCAGTTAAAGAAGGTGTTTCTAAAGAAGAGGCTGAAGGCCTGAAAAAAGCTTTAGAAGAAGCCGGAGCTGTTGTTGAGCTTAAATAG
- a CDS encoding tyrosine-type recombinase/integrase — MPQIREAFTDYLSKERNYSPHTLLAYDRDLQAFSDFLLAHFEQDDLVDVNYSQIRSWIVSLVDSGVSNNSVNRKISSLKAFYKFLLKTRQIETSPLLKHKALKTPKKLQIPFSEKELDAVLNQIQYPEGYEGIRDRLIIDLFYTTGIRRAELITLKTYNVDFSNQTLKVLGKRNKERIIPILPIISQQLQTYIKERACLEQIKDSDFFFLTLKGIKMSDSLVYRLINNYFSNVSEKVKKSPHILRHTFATHLLNNGADLNSVKELLGHSSLASTQVYTHNSLAELKKVYGEAHPRNQRQS; from the coding sequence ATGCCACAAATCAGGGAGGCTTTTACGGATTATTTGTCGAAGGAACGGAATTACTCGCCACATACATTATTAGCGTATGACCGCGACCTGCAGGCTTTCAGCGATTTCCTGCTGGCCCATTTTGAACAGGATGATTTAGTTGATGTCAATTACAGCCAGATACGCAGCTGGATTGTTTCATTAGTAGATTCCGGGGTCTCCAATAATTCCGTGAACAGAAAAATATCCTCACTGAAAGCTTTTTATAAATTCCTGCTGAAAACACGACAGATCGAGACGAGTCCGTTGCTGAAGCACAAAGCTTTGAAAACACCAAAAAAGCTCCAGATCCCTTTTTCGGAAAAAGAGCTCGATGCGGTGCTGAACCAGATCCAATATCCCGAAGGTTATGAAGGTATTCGCGATCGGTTGATTATTGATTTGTTTTACACCACAGGCATCCGGCGTGCGGAATTAATCACGTTAAAAACTTATAATGTTGACTTTTCGAACCAGACGCTGAAGGTTTTAGGAAAAAGAAACAAGGAGCGCATCATCCCGATTTTGCCAATTATTTCCCAACAACTTCAAACCTATATAAAGGAACGTGCTTGTTTAGAACAAATTAAGGATTCCGATTTTTTCTTCCTAACGTTAAAAGGTATTAAAATGAGCGATTCGCTTGTGTATCGATTAATAAATAACTACTTTAGTAATGTCTCCGAAAAGGTAAAAAAGAGCCCGCATATCCTACGACATACGTTTGCGACTCACTTGCTGAACAACGGGGCGGATTTAAATTCGGTCAAGGAATTGCTCGGTCATTCGAGTCTTGCCTCAACGCAGGTATACACCCACAACAGTTTGGCAGAACTGAAAAAAGTATATGGGGAAGCCCATCCGAGGAACCAACGGCAATCCTGA
- a CDS encoding acyl-CoA dehydrogenase family protein, with amino-acid sequence MNSMYFSEEHDLFRKSLQDFLQKEVVPHIEKWEATGTIERFIWKKFGEMGFFGIHYPEAYGGMDLDLFYTVILLEELQKIRSSGFAAAMWAHAYLAMTHLNAEGDERIKQEYLAPSISGDKIGALCITEPFGGSDVAGMKTTATKKGNTYILNGSKTFITNGVYADYYVVAAKTSPELGNKGISIFVMDTSLKGISATKLDKLGWRASDTAEIAFDNVEIPEENLMGEEGKGFAYMMQHFALERLIMAINAHARAEYAIDYTIDYMSSREAFGTTIDKFQALRHTIVDHATETAHCKLFNYATVARLDKKEYVVMEASMAKLKSTKVADDTIYSCLQMLGGYGYMEEYPLARLMRDSRLGPIGGGTSEIMREILSKMIFDKRKYEPAVK; translated from the coding sequence ATGAATTCGATGTACTTTTCAGAAGAGCATGACCTATTTAGGAAAAGTTTACAGGACTTTTTACAAAAGGAAGTCGTGCCACATATTGAAAAATGGGAAGCGACAGGAACAATTGAACGTTTTATCTGGAAGAAATTTGGCGAAATGGGCTTCTTTGGCATCCATTATCCTGAAGCTTATGGCGGCATGGACCTAGATTTATTTTATACCGTGATCTTACTCGAAGAACTCCAGAAAATAAGGTCATCAGGTTTTGCCGCTGCCATGTGGGCCCACGCTTATCTGGCCATGACACACCTGAATGCCGAAGGAGACGAAAGGATCAAGCAGGAATACCTGGCACCAAGCATTTCGGGCGACAAGATCGGAGCACTGTGCATTACCGAGCCTTTCGGGGGAAGCGATGTGGCAGGCATGAAAACAACAGCGACAAAAAAAGGCAATACTTACATCCTGAACGGATCGAAAACGTTTATTACCAATGGCGTTTATGCTGATTATTATGTCGTTGCCGCAAAAACAAGCCCTGAACTCGGAAATAAAGGGATTAGCATTTTTGTGATGGACACCAGCCTGAAAGGGATTTCGGCGACCAAGCTCGATAAATTAGGCTGGAGGGCATCGGACACGGCAGAAATTGCTTTTGACAATGTGGAAATCCCGGAAGAAAACCTGATGGGTGAGGAAGGAAAAGGTTTTGCTTACATGATGCAGCATTTTGCCCTGGAACGATTGATCATGGCTATAAATGCGCATGCTCGTGCCGAATATGCGATTGATTATACGATAGATTATATGTCGAGCCGTGAAGCATTTGGCACCACGATCGACAAATTCCAGGCATTAAGGCACACCATTGTAGACCATGCCACGGAAACCGCACACTGCAAATTATTTAATTATGCCACGGTCGCCCGATTGGACAAAAAAGAATATGTCGTCATGGAAGCCAGCATGGCCAAATTAAAATCCACCAAAGTAGCGGATGACACGATTTACAGCTGCCTGCAAATGCTTGGCGGTTACGGCTATATGGAAGAATACCCATTGGCACGCCTGATGCGTGACAGCCGCCTGGGACCTATTGGTGGCGGTACTTCAGAAATCATGAGGGAGATTTTATCGAAAATGATTTTTGATAAACGGAAGTATGAGCCGGCAGTGAAATAG
- the secE gene encoding preprotein translocase subunit SecE, whose amino-acid sequence MMKVTNYISEAFEELRTNVTWPEWAEVQRLTIVVAVFSVLCSLATWGVDQGFTKLLSAFFSVVK is encoded by the coding sequence ATAATGAAAGTTACTAATTATATATCAGAGGCGTTTGAAGAGTTAAGAACGAATGTAACCTGGCCGGAATGGGCAGAAGTACAACGCCTTACAATTGTAGTTGCTGTTTTTTCAGTTTTGTGTTCACTCGCCACATGGGGAGTTGACCAAGGTTTCACGAAATTACTAAGCGCTTTTTTCAGCGTCGTTAAATAA
- the rplK gene encoding 50S ribosomal protein L11, which produces MAKEISKVVKLQVKGGAANPSPPVGPALGAAGVNIMEFCKQFNARTQDKAGKVCPVQITVYKDKSFDFVVKTPPAAVQLMEAAKLKGGSGEPNRKKVASVTWDQIKAIAEDKMADLNAFTMESAMSMIAGTARSMGITVSGESPLKKA; this is translated from the coding sequence ATGGCTAAAGAGATTAGTAAAGTAGTTAAACTACAAGTAAAGGGAGGCGCCGCGAATCCATCGCCGCCGGTTGGACCTGCTCTTGGAGCTGCTGGTGTGAACATCATGGAATTCTGTAAGCAATTTAATGCGAGAACCCAGGATAAAGCCGGCAAAGTATGCCCAGTGCAAATCACTGTGTATAAAGACAAATCATTCGATTTCGTCGTAAAAACTCCACCAGCTGCCGTCCAGTTAATGGAAGCTGCAAAGCTAAAAGGAGGTTCGGGAGAACCAAACCGTAAAAAAGTTGCCAGCGTTACCTGGGATCAGATCAAAGCGATCGCAGAGGACAAAATGGCTGATTTAAATGCATTCACTATGGAGTCTGCAATGAGTATGATTGCTGGTACAGCAAGATCTATGGGTATAACTGTATCAGGAGAATCTCCTCTTAAAAAAGCTTAA
- the nusG gene encoding transcription termination/antitermination protein NusG, with protein sequence MSENNVKKWYVVRAVSGQENKVKNYIETEINRLGMGDYISQVLVPTEKIVQVRDGKKITKDKVYFPGYVMIEANLTGEIPHIIKSITSVIGFLGEVKNGDPVPLRMSEVNRMLGKVDELAVKTDSHAIPFNMGETVKVIDGPFNGFNGTVEKINDEKRKLEVMVKIFGRKTPLELSFMQVEKV encoded by the coding sequence ATGTCAGAAAATAATGTGAAAAAATGGTACGTTGTCAGAGCGGTAAGCGGCCAGGAGAATAAAGTAAAGAACTATATCGAGACTGAAATCAACAGGTTGGGTATGGGAGATTATATTTCTCAGGTTTTGGTTCCTACCGAAAAAATTGTACAGGTAAGAGACGGCAAGAAAATCACCAAGGATAAAGTATATTTTCCAGGATACGTGATGATTGAAGCAAACCTTACCGGCGAAATTCCGCACATTATCAAATCCATAACAAGCGTTATCGGTTTCTTAGGCGAAGTTAAAAACGGTGATCCGGTGCCTTTGCGTATGTCAGAGGTAAACAGAATGCTTGGAAAAGTGGATGAATTGGCTGTTAAGACTGATTCACACGCAATTCCTTTCAATATGGGTGAAACGGTCAAAGTTATTGACGGTCCATTCAATGGTTTCAACGGAACTGTTGAGAAAATAAATGACGAGAAGCGTAAACTCGAAGTCATGGTGAAGATTTTCGGAAGAAAAACACCTTTGGAACTGAGCTTTATGCAGGTTGAAAAAGTATAA
- the rplA gene encoding 50S ribosomal protein L1, with amino-acid sequence MAKLTKKQKEAASKIEKNKMYSLKDASALVKVIASAKFDESVDIAVKLGVDPRKANQMVRGVVTLPHGTGKDVRVLALVTPDKEAEAKAAGADHVGLDDYLQKIKDGWTDIDVIITMPAVMGKLGPLGRILGPRGLMPNPKTGTVTMDVAKAVAEVKAGKIDFKVDKTGIVHAGIGRVSFGADQIVDNAHEIIQTLIKLKPTAAKGQYIKSIHLSSTMSPAIALDPKAV; translated from the coding sequence ATGGCAAAATTGACAAAAAAGCAAAAAGAGGCTGCTTCAAAAATTGAGAAGAACAAAATGTATTCTTTAAAAGATGCTTCTGCATTAGTTAAAGTAATCGCTTCTGCAAAATTTGATGAGTCTGTGGATATCGCCGTGAAATTAGGCGTTGACCCAAGAAAAGCAAACCAGATGGTAAGAGGTGTTGTAACACTTCCACACGGAACCGGTAAGGATGTAAGGGTTTTGGCTCTTGTAACTCCGGATAAAGAAGCTGAAGCTAAAGCTGCCGGTGCAGACCACGTAGGTTTAGATGACTATCTTCAGAAAATCAAAGACGGCTGGACTGATATTGATGTAATCATCACTATGCCTGCTGTTATGGGTAAATTGGGACCATTAGGACGTATCCTTGGGCCACGTGGCTTAATGCCAAACCCGAAAACCGGAACAGTTACTATGGATGTAGCAAAAGCTGTAGCTGAAGTAAAAGCCGGTAAGATTGATTTCAAAGTAGATAAGACAGGTATCGTTCACGCAGGTATCGGAAGGGTTTCTTTCGGGGCAGATCAAATCGTGGACAATGCGCATGAGATTATTCAAACATTAATTAAACTGAAGCCAACTGCGGCAAAAGGTCAATACATCAAAAGCATTCACTTGTCAAGCACAATGAGTCCTGCGATTGCACTTGATCCCAAAGCAGTCTAA
- the tuf gene encoding elongation factor Tu: MAKENFNRSKPHLNIGTIGHVDHGKTTLTAAITKVMAEAGFSKTAAKSFDQIDNAPEEKERGITINTSHVEYETANRHYAHVDCPGHADYVKNMVTGAAQMDGAILVVAATDGPMPQTREHILLGRQVGIPRIVVFMNKVDMVDDAELLELVEMEIRDLLSFYEYDGDNGPVIQGSALGGLNADPNWVPKIMELMEAVDNWIEEPIRDTEKPFLMPIEDVFTITGRGTVATGRIETGVCNTGDPVEIIGMGAEKLTSTITGIEMFRQILDRGEAGDNAGILLRGVAKEDIKRGMVIVKPGSVKPHAKFKAEVYILKKEEGGRHTPFHNNYRPQFYVRTTDVTGVISLPAGVEMVMPGDNLTIDVALLSPIAMSVGLRFAIREGGRTVGAGQVTEIVE, translated from the coding sequence ATGGCAAAAGAGAATTTTAATCGTTCCAAACCGCACTTGAATATCGGTACTATTGGACACGTAGATCACGGAAAAACTACCTTGACTGCTGCTATCACAAAGGTAATGGCTGAAGCTGGTTTCTCTAAAACCGCTGCTAAATCTTTCGACCAGATTGATAACGCACCTGAAGAAAAAGAAAGAGGTATTACCATTAATACTTCACACGTAGAATATGAAACAGCTAACCGTCACTACGCTCACGTAGACTGTCCAGGTCACGCGGATTACGTAAAGAACATGGTTACAGGTGCTGCCCAGATGGACGGTGCTATCCTTGTGGTTGCTGCTACAGACGGACCAATGCCACAAACACGTGAGCACATCCTTTTGGGTCGTCAGGTAGGTATTCCAAGAATCGTTGTATTCATGAACAAAGTGGATATGGTTGATGATGCTGAGCTTTTAGAGCTTGTTGAAATGGAAATCCGTGACCTTTTGTCATTCTACGAGTATGATGGAGATAATGGACCGGTTATCCAGGGTTCTGCTTTGGGTGGATTGAATGCTGATCCAAACTGGGTTCCTAAAATCATGGAATTGATGGAAGCTGTTGACAACTGGATCGAGGAGCCAATCCGTGATACAGAGAAGCCATTCCTTATGCCAATCGAGGACGTATTTACAATCACAGGTCGTGGAACTGTTGCTACAGGTCGTATCGAAACTGGAGTTTGTAACACAGGTGATCCTGTTGAAATCATCGGTATGGGTGCTGAGAAATTGACTTCTACTATTACTGGTATCGAGATGTTCCGTCAGATCCTTGACAGAGGTGAGGCTGGAGATAACGCTGGTATCCTTTTGAGAGGTGTTGCTAAAGAAGACATCAAAAGAGGAATGGTAATCGTTAAGCCAGGATCTGTTAAGCCACACGCTAAATTCAAAGCTGAGGTTTATATCCTTAAAAAAGAAGAAGGTGGACGTCACACGCCATTCCACAATAACTACCGTCCACAGTTCTACGTACGTACAACTGACGTAACAGGTGTTATTTCTCTTCCAGCTGGTGTAGAGATGGTTATGCCAGGTGATAACTTGACTATCGATGTAGCTTTGTTAAGCCCAATCGCGATGAGCGTTGGTTTACGTTTTGCTATCCGTGAAGGTGGTAGAACAGTAGGTGCTGGTCAGGTAACTGAAATCGTAGAATAA
- the rpoB gene encoding DNA-directed RNA polymerase subunit beta, protein MITNQTERLNFASTKNIPDYPDFLDIQVKSFKDFFQLETKSDERGNEGLYNTFMENFPITDTRNQFVLEFLDYFVDPPRYTIQECIERGLTYSVPLKARLKLYCTDPEHEDFETIVQDVYLGTIPYMTPSGTFVINGAERVVVSQLHRSPGVFFGQSFHANGTKLYSARVIPFKGSWIEFATDINSVMYAYIDRKKKLPVTTLFRAIGFERDKDILEIFDLAEEIKVSKTGLKKYIGRKLAARVLNTWHEDFVDEDTGEVVSIERNEIILDRDTIIDKDNVEEIIDANVKSILLHKEDANQADYAIIHNTLQKDPTNSEKEAVEHIYRQLRNAEPPDEETARGIIDKLFFSDQRYNLGEVGRYRMNKKLNLDIPMEKQVLTKEDIITIVKYLIELINSKAEIDDIDHLSNRRVRTVGEQLSAQFGVGLARMARTIRERMNVRDNEVFTPIDLINAKTLSSVINSFFGTNQLSQFMDQTNPLAEITHKRRLSALGPGGLSRERAGFEVRDVHYTHYGRLCPIETPEGPNIGLISSLGVYAKVNGMGFIETPYRKVTDGKIDITSDPVYLSAEEEEGKLISQANIEVGADGTILADKVIAREEGDFPVVDPHSIHYADVAPNQIASISASLIPFLEHDDANRALMGSNMMRQAVPLLRPEAPIVGTGLERQVASDSRVLINAEGHGTVEYVDANIITIKYDRTEEERMVSFDADEKTYNLIKFRKTNQSTSINLKPIVRKGDRVIPGQVLSEGYATQNGELALGRNLKVAFMPWKGYNFEDAIVISEKVVRDDIFTSIHIDDYSLDVRDTKLGNEELTNDIPNVSEEATKDLDENGMIRIGAEVKPGDILIGKITPKGESDPTPEEKLLRAIFGDKAGDVKDASLKASPSLHGVVLDKKLFARAVKDKRKRTKDKDDLGSLEMEFETKFVELKDKLVDKLFLIVNGKTSQGVMNDLGEEVLPKGKKYTQKMLNAVEDFAHLSKGQWVADEETNKMVNDLIHNYKIKLNDLQGALRREKFTITVGDELPAGILKLAKVYIAKKRKLKVGDKMAGRHGNKGIVARIVRHEDMPFLEDGTPVDIVLNPLGVPSRMNIGQIYETVLGWAGMNLGKKFATPIFDGATLDQINELTDEAGIPRFGHTYLYDGGTGERFHQPATVGVIYMLKLGHMVDDKMHARSIGPYSLITQQPLGGKAQFGGQRFGEMEVWALEAYGASSTLREILTVKSDDVIGRAKTYESIVKGESMPEPGLPESFNVLMHELKGLGLDIRLEE, encoded by the coding sequence ATGATAACAAATCAGACTGAAAGATTGAATTTTGCCTCGACCAAAAATATCCCGGACTATCCGGATTTCTTAGATATTCAGGTCAAATCTTTTAAAGATTTCTTCCAACTGGAAACCAAATCTGACGAGAGGGGCAACGAAGGGCTTTATAACACCTTCATGGAGAACTTTCCAATCACTGACACCAGAAACCAATTCGTACTGGAGTTCCTTGATTATTTTGTTGATCCGCCACGTTATACCATTCAGGAATGTATTGAGAGAGGACTTACTTACAGTGTGCCTTTAAAAGCCAGGTTAAAACTGTATTGTACAGATCCCGAGCATGAGGATTTTGAAACTATTGTACAGGATGTGTACCTCGGTACTATTCCTTATATGACGCCAAGCGGTACGTTTGTCATCAATGGCGCCGAGCGTGTAGTAGTGTCGCAGTTGCACCGTTCACCTGGTGTCTTCTTCGGACAGTCGTTCCACGCCAACGGAACCAAATTATATTCTGCCCGTGTCATCCCATTCAAAGGATCATGGATTGAATTCGCAACCGATATCAACAGCGTCATGTACGCGTATATCGACCGTAAGAAAAAATTACCGGTAACCACTTTATTCCGTGCTATCGGTTTTGAAAGAGATAAGGATATCCTTGAAATCTTCGACCTTGCTGAGGAAATCAAAGTATCTAAAACAGGACTTAAGAAATACATCGGACGCAAATTAGCAGCCCGTGTATTGAATACATGGCACGAAGATTTCGTGGACGAGGATACCGGCGAGGTAGTTTCTATCGAACGTAACGAGATTATCCTTGATCGTGATACCATCATCGACAAAGATAATGTGGAGGAAATCATCGACGCCAATGTAAAATCGATCCTTTTGCACAAGGAAGATGCGAATCAGGCTGATTATGCCATCATCCACAACACACTGCAAAAAGACCCGACCAACTCTGAAAAAGAAGCCGTCGAGCACATCTACCGTCAGCTGCGTAATGCAGAACCACCTGATGAGGAGACTGCACGTGGTATCATCGATAAATTGTTCTTCTCTGACCAACGTTATAACTTAGGTGAAGTAGGTCGTTACAGGATGAACAAAAAACTGAACCTTGATATCCCAATGGAAAAGCAGGTCTTGACCAAAGAAGATATCATCACTATCGTGAAATACTTAATCGAATTGATCAACTCTAAAGCAGAGATTGATGATATCGATCACTTGTCAAACCGTCGTGTACGTACTGTTGGTGAACAACTTTCAGCACAATTCGGCGTTGGACTTGCCCGTATGGCACGTACGATCCGTGAAAGGATGAACGTTCGTGACAATGAAGTATTTACGCCGATCGATTTGATCAATGCGAAAACTTTGTCGTCTGTAATCAATTCTTTCTTCGGAACAAACCAGTTGTCTCAGTTCATGGATCAAACGAATCCATTGGCCGAGATTACTCACAAGAGAAGATTGTCTGCCCTTGGACCTGGTGGTCTTTCCCGTGAAAGAGCCGGTTTCGAGGTACGTGACGTTCACTATACACACTACGGCCGTTTATGCCCGATTGAAACACCGGAAGGACCAAACATCGGTTTGATCTCTTCACTTGGGGTTTATGCGAAAGTAAACGGAATGGGATTCATCGAAACGCCTTACCGTAAAGTAACTGATGGTAAAATTGACATTACTTCCGATCCTGTTTATTTAAGTGCAGAAGAAGAAGAAGGCAAATTGATTTCCCAGGCCAACATTGAAGTGGGTGCTGACGGAACCATCCTTGCTGATAAAGTAATTGCCCGTGAGGAAGGTGACTTCCCTGTGGTGGATCCACACAGCATTCATTATGCTGACGTTGCGCCAAACCAGATCGCGTCGATTTCCGCTTCATTGATTCCGTTTTTGGAGCATGATGATGCGAACCGTGCGTTGATGGGATCAAACATGATGCGCCAGGCCGTACCATTGTTACGTCCTGAAGCTCCAATCGTTGGTACAGGTCTTGAAAGACAGGTGGCTTCTGATTCCCGTGTGTTGATCAATGCTGAAGGTCATGGAACGGTAGAATATGTTGATGCAAACATCATCACTATTAAATATGACCGTACGGAAGAAGAAAGAATGGTAAGTTTTGATGCTGATGAGAAGACTTATAATCTGATCAAATTCAGAAAGACCAACCAAAGTACTTCGATTAACCTGAAGCCTATCGTAAGAAAAGGCGACCGTGTTATTCCTGGTCAGGTGCTGTCTGAAGGTTACGCTACCCAAAACGGAGAGCTTGCACTTGGAAGAAACCTTAAAGTGGCGTTTATGCCATGGAAAGGATACAACTTCGAGGATGCGATCGTAATCTCTGAGAAAGTAGTTCGCGATGATATCTTTACTTCAATCCACATCGATGATTATTCATTGGACGTACGTGATACGAAACTGGGTAATGAAGAATTAACCAACGACATCCCGAACGTTTCTGAAGAGGCTACCAAAGACCTTGACGAAAACGGTATGATCCGTATCGGTGCTGAAGTGAAGCCTGGTGACATCCTTATCGGAAAGATTACGCCTAAAGGAGAATCAGATCCTACTCCGGAAGAAAAACTGCTTCGCGCGATCTTCGGTGATAAGGCCGGTGATGTGAAAGATGCGTCATTGAAAGCTTCTCCATCTCTGCATGGAGTTGTATTAGACAAAAAACTGTTCGCAAGAGCGGTAAAAGATAAAAGAAAACGTACCAAAGACAAGGATGATTTGGGCTCCCTTGAAATGGAGTTCGAAACCAAATTTGTGGAATTGAAAGACAAACTGGTTGACAAATTATTCCTGATTGTCAATGGGAAAACCTCTCAGGGTGTCATGAATGATCTGGGTGAAGAAGTATTGCCAAAAGGTAAGAAATACACTCAGAAAATGCTGAACGCTGTAGAAGATTTCGCTCACTTAAGTAAAGGACAATGGGTTGCAGATGAGGAAACCAATAAAATGGTAAACGACCTGATCCACAACTACAAAATCAAACTGAATGACCTTCAGGGTGCTTTGAGAAGAGAGAAATTCACGATTACCGTAGGTGATGAATTGCCTGCAGGAATCCTGAAACTGGCTAAAGTATACATCGCTAAGAAACGTAAACTGAAAGTAGGTGATAAAATGGCGGGACGTCACGGTAACAAAGGTATTGTTGCGCGTATCGTTCGTCACGAAGACATGCCATTCCTTGAAGACGGAACGCCTGTAGACATCGTATTGAACCCGCTGGGTGTACCTTCGCGTATGAACATCGGACAGATTTACGAAACTGTACTTGGATGGGCCGGTATGAACCTTGGCAAGAAATTTGCAACGCCGATTTTCGACGGAGCAACACTTGACCAGATCAACGAACTGACAGACGAAGCCGGAATTCCACGTTTCGGACACACGTACCTGTATGACGGAGGAACCGGAGAGCGTTTCCACCAGCCTGCAACCGTAGGTGTGATCTATATGCTGAAACTGGGGCACATGGTTGATGATAAGATGCACGCACGTTCTATCGGACCGTACTCTCTTATTACGCAGCAGCCTCTTGGAGGTAAGGCACAGTTCGGTGGACAGCGTTTCGGAGAGATGGAGGTTTGGGCACTCGAGGCTTATGGTGCGTCCAGCACACTTCGTGAAATCCTCACCGTGAAATCGGATGACGTGATCGGAAGGGCGAAAACTTACGAGTCGATCGTTAAGGGTGAATCCATGCCGGAACCGGGACTTCCTGAGTCATTTAACGTATTGATGCACGAGCTTAAAGGTCTTGGATTAGACATTCGTTTAGAAGAATAA
- the rpsU gene encoding 30S ribosomal protein S21, protein MLIIPIKDGENIDRALKRYKRKFDKTGTVRQLRARQAFIKPSVTHRMKIQKAAYIQNMRDNLES, encoded by the coding sequence ATGTTAATTATACCAATTAAAGACGGAGAAAATATCGATAGAGCATTAAAGCGCTATAAAAGAAAGTTTGACAAGACCGGAACTGTACGCCAGTTGCGCGCAAGACAAGCATTCATTAAACCTTCTGTAACGCATAGGATGAAAATCCAGAAAGCAGCTTACATCCAGAACATGAGAGATAACTTAGAGAGTTAA
- the rplJ gene encoding 50S ribosomal protein L10 translates to MTREEKSIAIENLTAQLAGSNTVYMADISGLDAETTSNLRRACFKAGIKLEVVKNTLLEKAMEASENNYEDLSTILKGNTAILLSETANAPAKIIKEFRKKSDKPVLKGAYINAEIYIGDNLLDSLASLKSKEEVIGEIIGLLQSPAQRVISALKNQFKDEDAA, encoded by the coding sequence ATGACTAGAGAAGAAAAATCAATCGCAATTGAAAATTTAACTGCACAGTTAGCCGGTAGCAATACCGTATATATGGCAGATATTTCAGGACTTGATGCTGAAACGACTTCAAACTTGAGAAGGGCTTGCTTTAAAGCAGGCATCAAATTGGAAGTGGTTAAAAACACTTTGCTTGAAAAAGCAATGGAAGCATCTGAGAACAACTATGAGGATTTATCAACGATTTTAAAAGGAAACACCGCGATCCTTCTTTCAGAAACTGCTAACGCACCTGCAAAGATCATCAAGGAATTCCGTAAGAAATCAGACAAACCAGTCCTTAAAGGAGCTTACATCAATGCCGAAATTTACATCGGTGACAACTTACTGGATTCATTAGCATCGCTTAAATCCAAGGAAGAAGTTATCGGCGAAATCATCGGATTACTTCAGTCACCTGCTCAAAGAGTTATTTCAGCTCTTAAGAACCAGTTCAAGGACGAAGACGCAGCGTAA